TGAAAAGATCGATGTTAAGAGGGAACAAGAGCTGGTCGATGCTCATGATCATTTAATTTTACAGTTCCCCATTTTCTGGTTTAATTCCCCACCGTTTCTTAAGAAATGGTTAGACGATGTATTTTTAAGTGGATGGGCTTTCGGTAAGGGTGGAGACAAGCTAAAGGATAAGAAAATCAGTTTTGCTGTTTCTGCTGGCATTAAATCCGAAGATTTTTCTTCCACGGGCAAATATAAGTACACTTTAGAGGAGATATTACGTCCTTTTGAAGTGACTTGCCATTATATTGAAGCAGACTATAGACCGTTCTATGCATTCTATGGAGCGGAGCATAATCCATCAGTTGAAGAAGTTGGCGTAAGTGCTGAAGAATATGTTCAGTTTGTTAGATCTTTGTGATTTCCTGCTTGAGTGAAAATTAAACCTCCAAACATCCATTTTCTTAGTGGGTTTGGAGGTTTTTTTACTTGTCTCTTATGAGTTTTCGTTTTTCTTTTCTGAGAGAAGGGAAACAATATCAGCCATGATCACTTCATTGTTCATTTCATCGCCCATACTGTAAACTTTGCGCACTTTTTGCTCAGAATCAATCAAATTAAGCGAAGTAACGGTATGTACGAATTGACCATCGCCCATATTTTGAACCATAACACCGTATTGCTTGGCAATCTCCTTCGTCGCTTCTTCTTCTCCCCGAAGCACATGCCAGCCGGACATATCCATTTTCATCCTATCCGCGTACTTCTTCAACATTTCAGGTGTATCCTGCTTAGGATCGAAGGTGATTGCGACGAACTGTACTTCATTCCCAAACAAACCTTGCTCCTTTAATTGCTCCTGAAGCTGCACCATTTTATACGTCGTTAGAGGACAGATATCGGGACAGCTTGTAAACATAAACTCCATCAGAACGATTTTGCCCTTGTTATCGCTTGCGTTCACCTGCTGGCCGTCCAAATTCGTTAATGCAAATTCAGGTGCAGACTGTACTACTGGTAACGCGGTTTCTCTATCCTTTGAGCTGTACAAGAAATAAACAATTAGCACTAACATAAGGACAGACAGCAGTAATGGAAAAAAATAGCTCTTTAATTTTGTGCTCAGTGAAGGGCACCTCCTGAATCCATTTCCTTGGTAGGACGTTATTGATGAGATGCTAGCCAGGTTGTGACTGTAATAAGCTCATCCTCAGATAGACGTTTCTCAAAAGAAGGCATTCCTCTTCTACCATTTTTAATCGTTTTGAAAAGCTGCTCTTTCGTCAGAGATGACCCGATGTGGGCTAGCTCAGGTCCGATTGCGCCTTGCAATTCGGCTCCGTGGCATGAAATACACATGCTTTGATAAATCTGTTCGGAAGTCGCGGCATCCACTGCTCGCTCTGGAACGGTAAATGCAGTGCCTTCTTTAGCCTGCTCTTCCTTGTCTGGCAATCCTGTCAACAATAAATAGACTCCAAATATACACGCACAGGCAACCAATCCGGACATCATCCACTTCGACATGTTGTTCCTCCTCACAATTAATTTCATCCTCCATATTAACAAGGGATAATTCCACTCGCTATAGCTCTTAAGAGTCAGACCCGTAGAAATCACATTCACATAGTTGTCATTCGTATGCCACGGATCGGACACGTTAATGACTCGTTGGAGTCATTATTCCCGAAAGGGACTTAGATATAATAATGGCATGAATGTGATTAATTTCACATTAAGAAAGAAGGGATAACGCAATGGATATTGTTGATTTGGCCAGACTCCAATTTGCTCTTACCACCGTTTTACACTTTGTATTTGTTCCTATTTCGATTGGTTTATCGCTGCTTATTGCCATTATGGAAACCTTGTATGTAGTTAAAAAGAATGAGCTGTACAAAAAAATGGCGAGGTTCTGGGGGAATTTTCTCCTTATTAATTTTGCTGTAGGAATCGTAACCGGCATTTTACAGGAATTTCAATTCGGAATGAACTGGTCCGATTTCTCCAGATTTGTCGGAGATGTGTTTGGAGCACCATTGGCTATTGAAGCGCTGCTGGCTTTTTTCCTAGAATCTACTTTTATTGGTTTATGGGTCTTCGGTTGGGAACGATTGTCGAAAAGGGTGCATCTCGCGTGTATGTGGCTAGTATCTATCGGTACGATGCTGTCTGCCCTCTGGATTCTGGCAGCCAACTCGTTCATGCAGCGACCTGTTGGATATGTAATCAATAACGGTCGGGCCGAGATGACGGATATTATGGCATTGCTTACGAATGGGCAGCTGCTATGGGAATTTCCACATACATTGTTTGCAGCATTTGCAACAGGTGCTTTTCTGGTCACAGGAATCAGTGCATGGAAGCTGGTGCGTAAGCAGGAAGTCGCATTTTTCACTTCCTCCTTCAAGATCGGTATAACGGTTGCGCTAATTTCCTCGCTTGCAATTGCGCAGTTTGGGCATGGGCAGGCGCAGTACTTGGTGGAAACGCAGCCGATGAAGATGGCGGCTAGTGAAGGTTTATGGGAAACAAGCGATGATCCAGCTGCATGGACGGTAATTGCCTCAATTAATCCTGAGGATCAGACCAACAGCTATGAATTAAAGATTCCATATATTCTAAGCTTCTTATCTTATAGCAAGTTTTCGGGAGCTGTGCCTGGTATGAAGGATTTGCAGGCAGAATACGAGCAGACATATGGACCGGGCAACTACATTCCACCTGTACGGACGACATTTTGGAGCTTCCGCATTATGATCGCAAGCGGAAGTATGATGATTGTGTTGGGGCTGTACGGTGCATATTTGGCAATCCGTCGAAAGCTCGGAAATCCGAACAAGCTGTTTATGCGACTTATGTTTGCAGCCATTGCTCTGCCGTTCATCGGCAATACGGCAGGATGGGTGATGACGGAAGTGGGACGACAGCCATGGACGGTATTTGGTTTGCTGCGTACGGAGGATTCCGTATCTCTGAATGTGTCTTCAGGGCAGCTGTTGTTTTCAGTCATTTCGTTCACAACGGTCTATCTTCTACTGCTCTGCCTGACAGCATATTTATTCGCTCGTGTTGCCCGTAAAGGTACGATTGAAGAACATCAAGAGCGGGATAAAGACGATCCGTTCGATCAAGGAGATGATTCCATTGCCCTTAAATGAACTGTGGTTTGTGCTGATTGCAGTATTGTTCACCGGTTTTTTCTTTCTGGAAGGGTTTGATTTTGGCGTAGGCATGGCTACCCTTTTACTCCCGCGGAGCGATGGGGAGAAGCGAATCCTGATCAATTCGATTGGTCCATTCTGGGATGCTAATGAGGTATGGCTTATTACAGCGGCAGGTGCGATGTTCGCCGCATTCCCGCATTGGTATGCGACCTTGTTTAGCGGATACTATGTCCTGCTTACCTTCCTATTACTAGCCCTCATTTTTCGTGGAGTGGCCTTTGAATTCCGGGGTAAAGTGGATAAGCAAAGCTGGCGGAAAATGTGGGATGCGGCTATTGTGATCGGGAGCGCCGTGCCTCCATTGTTGTTTGGCTTATTGTTTGCCAGCATGATCAAAGGTGTCCCAATCGGACCCGATATGGAGATGACAGCTGGCTTTACTGATATTGTAAATGGTTATTCGATTGCAGGAGGTGTGACCTTGGTAGGGCTTTGTTTGCTACATGGGTTCACCTTTATCACCCTGAGGGTCGAAGGAGAAATGCGCGTGCAAGCTCGGAGATGGGCTGAAAGGCTTTTACCCATCGTAGCGGGACTCCTGGCTTTATTTACAGGATGGACATTTGTAGTAACGGACCTATTCGAGCATCGTGGCAATATGCTTCTTCCTTTGGTCATCCTCGGTTCGATTGTTTGTGTGCTGGCTGCTATCTTTCTCAGAAAAGGCAGGGAAGGATGGGCTTTCGGCATGACAGGCTCGCTTATTGTTCTCACCTTTGTATCGATGTTCGTTGGCTTGGCTCCGAGATTGATGGTGAGCTCGATTCAAAGTGCTTATGCTTTAACGATTCAGAATGCTGCTTCAAGCGAATATACGCTCAAAGTCATGACGGTAGTTGCAGCAGCGCTACTGCCGTTCGTACTGGCCTACCAGGCATGGAGCTATTTTATCTTTCATAAACGAATTACTAACAAGGATCATCTGGAATACTGATGGACAAAAACTGGTTTCAACTAAAGGGATTCCGTCCCGCTATGCTGCTACTGAGCGGGATGTCTCTCCTTCAGGGAGTGCTGATTGCTTTACAGGCGGTATTGCTGGCCCGGGCTATTGCCTTGTTATTCGAAGGAAAGGCTGTCCATCAATCTTACGATTTCCTTGCCTTGTTCTTACTAGCATTTGGAGCGAGACATACCGTAGTTTGGTTGCAGCGCAAAATTGCCGGTCGTTTCGCAGAAACAGAAAGCATATCGGCAAGGCAGCTACTGGTGGAACAACTGTTCGAACGTGGACCGACCTTTGCTGCTAAGGAAGGAAGCGGAAAGCTAGTTACGCTGGCTCTGGAAGGCATCGACCGATTTCGCAGCTATCTTGAACTGTCAATTCCTCGAACATTGGATATGCTGTTCGTCACATTAATTCTCCTAGTCGTCGTGTATTGTCTTGACGTTGTATCAGGGTTGATTTTGACCGTTGCTATGCCTGTACTGATCGGTTTTTTTATTCTACTTGGCTTGGCAGCCAGAAAAAAGGCGGACAAGCAGTGGCAATCCTACCGTATGCTTTCGCAGCATTTTGTGGATTCCTTGCGCGGACTGGAAACGCTGAAATTTCTAGGGCGTAGCCGTGCGCATGGGAAAACGGTGGAGCAGGTTGCAGATCGTTACCGCATCTCTACAATGCGCACGTTGCGGGTCGCATTCTTGTCTTCTCTCTCACTCGATATGTTCAGCATGCTATCCATAGCATCTGTGGCAGTTGGCTTAGGGCTTCGGCTAATTAACGGCGGGATTGGGCTGGAGGCTGCGTTGGTTGTTTTACTTCTAGCACCAGAATATTTTCTTCCCGTAAGGATGCTTGGGACTGACTATCATGCTTCCCTTGATGGGAAGGAGGCGTGGGACACAATTCGTAAGGTAAGCAGTGAACAACCAGTTCCTGAGTCTCAGGAAACGGAGAGTTATAAGTGTTCGGAGATAGGCTCTGATATTCGCTTAGTACCTATAGAATTGTCCCGTGTGCAGGTGAATGGCGAGGATGGGAAACAGTTGCTCAAAAATATATCGGTGCAACTCAAACCGCATCATAACCTTATCGGCATTGTTGGCGCAAGCGGAGCAGGGAAATCGACGTTGCTTGGTGTACTGGGCGGATTTATTAGACCCGACAGGGGCGAACTTAACCTCGATGCCGTACGAATAGAAGAAAGTAATCAAACAAAAATTCAGCAGCAGATCGCGTATATTCCGCAGCATCCGTATCTTTTTAGTTCGACTCTGTTGGAAAATGTCCGGTTTTATGAACCGGATGCTACGGAGGCGGAGGCAGTTCTGGCTATTGAAATGGCAGGATTAAGCGAGGTTGTAAGGGACCTTCCGCATGGCATCTTTGAAAGGATAGGAGAAGGAGGTCGGGCGCTTAGTGGCGGACAAGCTCAGCGAGTCGCTTTAGCTCGTGCGCTTCTAGGCAAACGGCCGATTATGCTACTGGACGAGCCAACCGCACATCTCGATATTGAGACGGAATGGGAATTAAAGCAAACGATACAGTCGATCTGGCGCGACAAGAGAGTATTTTTGGCGACCCATCGGTTGCATTGGATGAAGGAAATGGATGTCATTTGGGTTCTGCACGAGGGCTGTCTTGTGGAGGTCGGGACGCATGAGGAGCTTGTTGCTCAAAAAGGCGTATACAATGAGCTTTTAATGGCAGGCAGCGGGGGAAGGGGAGGCAATTATGCTGGATACGAGGAATAAAGGTTGGATTGCGCCCTACTGCAGGAAGTATGCCGGGCTTCTCGGAGCTGCAGCATTGCTAGGGATAGCTGCTGTGTTAAGTGCGGCTGCGCTGCTGTTCACATCTGGCTATTTGATCTCTCGATCCGCGTTACGACCGGAAAATGTGCTGATGGTCTATGTCCCGATCGTGCTTGTACGGGCGTTCGGATTCGGAAAAGCTGCCTTGCAGTATGCAGAACGATTGGTTGGGCATCACGCCGTTCTGCGGATTTTGTCGACGATGCGTGCAAGATTATATCGCCAGCTTGAGCCTCAAGCGCTGTGGCTGAGAAGCCGGTTTCGAAGTGGGGATCTGCTGGGGCTTGTAGCCGAGGATATCGAACAATTACAGAACGTGTACCTTCGGATCGTATTG
This portion of the Cohnella abietis genome encodes:
- a CDS encoding NAD(P)H-dependent oxidoreductase, whose amino-acid sequence is MKTLIVAAHPTIESSFIHKRWLEELRKYPEEFTVHELYKEYPDEKIDVKREQELVDAHDHLILQFPIFWFNSPPFLKKWLDDVFLSGWAFGKGGDKLKDKKISFAVSAGIKSEDFSSTGKYKYTLEEILRPFEVTCHYIEADYRPFYAFYGAEHNPSVEEVGVSAEEYVQFVRSL
- a CDS encoding SCO family protein, which codes for MLVLIVYFLYSSKDRETALPVVQSAPEFALTNLDGQQVNASDNKGKIVLMEFMFTSCPDICPLTTYKMVQLQEQLKEQGLFGNEVQFVAITFDPKQDTPEMLKKYADRMKMDMSGWHVLRGEEEATKEIAKQYGVMVQNMGDGQFVHTVTSLNLIDSEQKVRKVYSMGDEMNNEVIMADIVSLLSEKKNENS
- a CDS encoding c-type cytochrome produces the protein MSKWMMSGLVACACIFGVYLLLTGLPDKEEQAKEGTAFTVPERAVDAATSEQIYQSMCISCHGAELQGAIGPELAHIGSSLTKEQLFKTIKNGRRGMPSFEKRLSEDELITVTTWLASHQ
- a CDS encoding cytochrome ubiquinol oxidase subunit I, giving the protein MDIVDLARLQFALTTVLHFVFVPISIGLSLLIAIMETLYVVKKNELYKKMARFWGNFLLINFAVGIVTGILQEFQFGMNWSDFSRFVGDVFGAPLAIEALLAFFLESTFIGLWVFGWERLSKRVHLACMWLVSIGTMLSALWILAANSFMQRPVGYVINNGRAEMTDIMALLTNGQLLWEFPHTLFAAFATGAFLVTGISAWKLVRKQEVAFFTSSFKIGITVALISSLAIAQFGHGQAQYLVETQPMKMAASEGLWETSDDPAAWTVIASINPEDQTNSYELKIPYILSFLSYSKFSGAVPGMKDLQAEYEQTYGPGNYIPPVRTTFWSFRIMIASGSMMIVLGLYGAYLAIRRKLGNPNKLFMRLMFAAIALPFIGNTAGWVMTEVGRQPWTVFGLLRTEDSVSLNVSSGQLLFSVISFTTVYLLLLCLTAYLFARVARKGTIEEHQERDKDDPFDQGDDSIALK
- the cydB gene encoding cytochrome d ubiquinol oxidase subunit II; its protein translation is MPLNELWFVLIAVLFTGFFFLEGFDFGVGMATLLLPRSDGEKRILINSIGPFWDANEVWLITAAGAMFAAFPHWYATLFSGYYVLLTFLLLALIFRGVAFEFRGKVDKQSWRKMWDAAIVIGSAVPPLLFGLLFASMIKGVPIGPDMEMTAGFTDIVNGYSIAGGVTLVGLCLLHGFTFITLRVEGEMRVQARRWAERLLPIVAGLLALFTGWTFVVTDLFEHRGNMLLPLVILGSIVCVLAAIFLRKGREGWAFGMTGSLIVLTFVSMFVGLAPRLMVSSIQSAYALTIQNAASSEYTLKVMTVVAAALLPFVLAYQAWSYFIFHKRITNKDHLEY
- the cydD gene encoding thiol reductant ABC exporter subunit CydD; amino-acid sequence: MDKNWFQLKGFRPAMLLLSGMSLLQGVLIALQAVLLARAIALLFEGKAVHQSYDFLALFLLAFGARHTVVWLQRKIAGRFAETESISARQLLVEQLFERGPTFAAKEGSGKLVTLALEGIDRFRSYLELSIPRTLDMLFVTLILLVVVYCLDVVSGLILTVAMPVLIGFFILLGLAARKKADKQWQSYRMLSQHFVDSLRGLETLKFLGRSRAHGKTVEQVADRYRISTMRTLRVAFLSSLSLDMFSMLSIASVAVGLGLRLINGGIGLEAALVVLLLAPEYFLPVRMLGTDYHASLDGKEAWDTIRKVSSEQPVPESQETESYKCSEIGSDIRLVPIELSRVQVNGEDGKQLLKNISVQLKPHHNLIGIVGASGAGKSTLLGVLGGFIRPDRGELNLDAVRIEESNQTKIQQQIAYIPQHPYLFSSTLLENVRFYEPDATEAEAVLAIEMAGLSEVVRDLPHGIFERIGEGGRALSGGQAQRVALARALLGKRPIMLLDEPTAHLDIETEWELKQTIQSIWRDKRVFLATHRLHWMKEMDVIWVLHEGCLVEVGTHEELVAQKGVYNELLMAGSGGRGGNYAGYEE